The Diceros bicornis minor isolate mBicDic1 chromosome 15, mDicBic1.mat.cur, whole genome shotgun sequence genome has a window encoding:
- the USF3 gene encoding basic helix-loop-helix domain-containing protein USF3 isoform X1, which translates to MPEMTENETPTKKQHRKKNRETHNAVERHRKKKINAGINRIGELIPCSPALKQSKNMILDQAFKYITELKRQNDELLLNGGNNEQAEEIKKLRKQLEEIQKENGRYIELLKANDICLYDDPTIHWKGNLKNSKVSVVIPSDQVQKNIIVYSNGSQPGGNSQGTAVQGITFNVGHNLQKQTANVVPVQRACNLVTPVSISGVYPSENKPWHQTTVSALAANQPVPLCLPATISAQNILELSTSESESSMLGATSGSLVAVPVGPEPQQHHSSHTCLNDQSTSENKNGKESPKLLKKTVPCATSIPSSSSTTATKAHHGSKSCLSIQDFRSDFQTTFVVSVTTTVCSQPPRSAGDSCPASISRGADTASGSTVVAPSAPGGGKTTTPVSTLSANPLDNGWALSCSLPSSAVSASDLKNINSLTRISSAGNTQTTWTTLQLAGNTIQPLSQTPSSTVTPVLNESSTSPTTTNHSRHVATGINLNNSFLGDGQPVEQVVVTLPSCPSLPVQPLIAQPQVKSQPPKNILPLNSAMQVIQMAQPVGSAVNAAPANQNVIILQPPSTTPCPAVMRAEVPNQTVGQQIVIIQAANQNPLPLLSAPPPGSVRLPVNGANAIIGSNNSVQNVSTPQTFGGKHLVHILPRPSSLSTSNSTQTFSVTMSNQQQPQTISLNGQLFALQPVMSSSGTTNQTPMQIIQPTTSEDPNTNVALNTFGALASLNQSISQMAGQSCVQLSIGQPANPQTAANSQTTPANCVSLSTTVAPLMTTDNSATLPSTYNLVTTPSLNTVACLPNMKSKRLNKKPGVKKHLAANKSACPQNVVRDVGKLDCPSTEGSAEPSCNDGLLGSLPVVSPSVAVSQANSISVSGSHSLDVLNSESVIPESVPKSKSAEESSSPSQESVPTEHFAVVPAKSKDSAPTLQRETSQDKPPTSFALSDAAKSCTSAHVLIPSPNDPHILVSQVSGLSSTTSTTNTDCVSEVEIVAEPCRVEPDSSDTMQTTGLLKGQGLTALLSGLAKEKDPQKSSLSVQVDHPDFSSENSKIVDSSVDLHPKQDLLLMNSDDRDPGQHHSCIPDQEVINGSLLTSRQADSPMSTSSGSSRSFSVASMLPETTREDVTSSATTNTCDSCTFVEQTDIVALAARAIFDQENLEKGRAGTQADIREVTSKPSEASSLNGDQPFKTQISKETGPGQAEATPNEFNSQDSVEATVDRPLEKPSCSIGIKTSNASLQVSTSQSPSITSLSVNNLIHQSSINHPLVSCAGLSQTSEQTPVPATVNLTVSSSSYGNQPPGPSLMSEYSQEQLNTMTAAIPNPQIQEPLLKPSHESRKDSAKRAVQDDLLLSSAKRQKHCQPAPLRLEGMSLMSRTPDSISDQTQMMVSQIPPNSSNSVVPISNPAHGDGLTRLFPPSNNFVAPLRQTEVQCSSQPSVAEQQQTQVGQHLQALQQHVPAQGVSHLHSNHLYLKQQQQQQQQQQQQQQQAGQLRERHHLYQLQHHIPHAESSVLSQPHNVHQQRTLQQEVQMQKKRNLVQGSQASQLSLQAKHHGTDQSRPKSGQPHPHHQQMQQQMQQHFGSSQPEKSCENPSTSRNHHNHPQNHLNQDILHQQQDVGSRQQGSGVSSEHVSGHNPMQRLLTSRGIEQQMVSQPSIVTRPSDMTCAPHRPERNRVSSYSAEALIGKTSSNSEQRMGITIQGSRVSDQLEMRSYLDVPRNKSLAIHNMQGRVDHTVASDIRLPDCQTFKPSGASQQPQSNFEVQSSRNNEIGNPVSSLRSMQSQAFRISQNPGPAPIDRQKRLPYPPVQSIPTGNAIPPRDSENTCHQSFMQSLLAPHLGDQVIGSQRSLSEHQRNTQCGPSSAIEYNCPPTHESVHIRRESESQNRESCDMSLGAINTRNSTLNIPFSSSSSSADIQGRNTSPNVSVQKSNPMRITDSHGTKGHMNPPVTTNMHGVARPALPHPSVSHGNADQGPPVRQTNSSVPQRSRHPLQDSSGSKIRQPERNRSGNQRHSNVFDPSLPHLPLSTSGSMILGRQQPTTEKRGSIVRFMPDSPQVPNDNSAPDQHTLSQNFGFPFIPEGGMNPPINANTSFIPQVTQPSATRTPALIPVDPQNTLPSFYPPYSPAHPTLSNDISIPYFSNQMFSNPSTEKVNSGSLNNRFGSILSPPRPVGFAQPSFPLLPDMPPMHMTNSHLSNFNMTSLFPEIATALPDGSAMSPLLTIANSSASDSSKQSSNRPAHNISHILGHDCSSAV; encoded by the exons ATGCCAGAAATGACAGAGAATGAGACTCCTACAAAAAAGCAGCACAG GAAGAAAAACCGGGAGACACACAATGCAG TGGAGAGgcatagaaagaagaaaatcaatgCTGGGATAAACAGAATAGGAGAGCTGATCCCATGTTCCCCTGCGCTGAAGCAG AGCAAGAATATGATCCTGGACCAAGCCTTTAAATATATAACAGAATTGAAAAGGCAAAATGATGAACTCCTGCTTAACGGAGGAAACAATGAACAAG ctgaagaaattaaaaagctACGTAAACAACTGGaagaaattcaaaaagaaaatggcCGATATATTGAATTACTGAAAGCAAATGACATATGCTTATATGATGACCCCACAATCCACTGGAAAGGAAATCTTAAAAACTCAAAGGTCTCTGTTGTTATTCCCAGTGACCAGGTTCAGAAAAATATCATTGTTTATTCCAATGGGAGTCAGCCTGGTGGAAACAGCCAGGGAACAGCTGTTCAGGGGATAACCTTTAATGTTGGTCACAATTTACAAAAGCAAACCGCCAATGTGGTGCCAGTACAGAGGGCTTGCAATCTTGTGACTCCTGTGTCTATTTCTGGAGTTTATCCTTCTGAAAACAAGCCATGGCATCAGACCACAGTTTCTGCACTGGCTGCCAACCAGCCTGTTCCTCTTTGTCTTCCTGCTACCATTTCTGCTCAAAATATTCTCGAGCTTTCCACCTCTGAAAGCGAATCGAGCATGCTTGGTGCCACCAGTGGCTCACTTGTCGCTGTTCCTGTTGGGCCTGAACCTCAACAACATCATTCCTCACACACATGTCTAAATGATCAAAGCACTTCTGAAAATAAGAATGGGAAAGAGAGCCCCAAATTATTGAAGAAAACAGTCCCTTGTGCCACAAGCATCCCCTCCAGCTCCTCAACAACTGCCACTAAAGCGCACCATGGAAGCAAGTCCTGCCTGAGCATACAGGATTTCAGAAGTGATTTTCAAACCACCTTTGTTGTTTCAGTTACCACCACAGTCTGCTCCCAGCCTCCCAGATCTGCAGGTGATTCTTGTCCAGCGAGCATTAGCAGGGGTGCAGACACAGCAAGTGGTAGCACAGTGGTGGCCCCATCTGCCCCTGGAGGAGGGAAGACCACCACTCCTGTAAGCACTCTTTCTGCAAACCCTTTGGACAATGGCTGGGCTCTGTCTTGTTCTTTGCCTTCTTCAGCTGTTAGTGCTTCAGATTTGAAAAACATTAATAGCCTTACCCGAATTTCCTCAGCTGGAAACACGCAGACAACGTGGACTACTTTGCAACTGGCAGGAAACACTATTCAGCCCTTAAGCCAGACACCCTCTTCTACTGTGACTCCAGTATTGAATGAGTCCAGTACTAGCCCCACCACAACCAACCACAGTAGACACGTGGCTACAGGCATCAACTTGAATAATTCCTTTCTGGGAGATGGGCAGCCGGTTGAGCAAGTAGTTGTCACTTTGCCTTCTTGTCCATCTTTACCTGTGCAGCCACTAATTGCCCAGCCACAAGTTAAATCTCAGCCTCCAAAAAATATCCTTCCATTGAATTCAGCAATGCAGGTGATCCAGATGGCTCAGCCAGTGGGGTCGGCTGTTAATGCAGCTCCAGCTAATCAAAACGTTATCATCCTTCAGCCACCCAGCACCACCCCATGCCCAGCAGTGATGAGGGCAGAGGTTCCCAACCAAACGGTAGGTCAACAGATAGTAATCATACAGGCAGCTAATCAGAATCCTTTGCCACTCCTCTCGGCTCCACCTCCTGGTTCTGTTCGACTCCCTGTCAACGGAGCCAATGCTATAATAGGGTCTAATAATTCAGTACAAAATGTTTCGACCCCACAAACTTTTGGAGGAAAGCATCTCGTCCACATATTACCAAGACCTTCATCTTTATCAACATCTAATTCAACACAGACTTTTTCTGTTACCATGTCAAACCAACAACAGCCTCAAACCATTTCTTTAAATGGACAGCTCTTTGCTTTGCAGCCTGTGATGTCTTCATCAGGAACTACAAATCAAACCCCTATGCAAATTATCCAACCCACCACCAGCGAAGATCCAAATACCAATGTTGCCCTGAATACGTTTGGCGCGTTGGCCAGCCTCAATCAAAGCATATCGCAGATGGCTGGGCAGAGCTGTGTGCAATTGTCTATTGGCCAGCCTGCCAATCCTCAGACTGCTGCAAACAGTCAAACTACCCCAGCTAACTGTGTTTCATTATCAACAACCGTAGCACCTCTCATGACAACAGATAATTCAGCCACACTACCCAGTACTTATAATCTGGTGACTACTCCCTCATTGAACACTGTAGCTTGTTTGCCTAACATGAAGTCAAAGAGGTTGAATAAGAAGCCAGGTGTCAAGAAACACTTAGCAGCTAACAAGTCAGCATGCCCCCAGAATGTAGTCAGAGATGTGGGAAAATTAGACTGCCCCAGCACTGAAGGCTCAGCAGAGCCGTCCTGTAATGATGGACTGCTGGGAAGCCTCCCTGTGGTGTCACCAtctgtggctgtgtcccaggcAAATAGCATAAGTGTTTCTggttcacattctttggatgttCTGAATTCTGAATCCGTGATACCTGAGTCTGTACCCAAATCTAAGTCAGCAGAAGAGTCTAGCTCACCCTCCCAAGAATCTGTACCAACTGAACATTTTGCAGTGGTCCCAGCAAAATCCAAAGATTCTGCCCCCACTTTGCAACGAGAGACATCTCAGGATAAGCCTCCGACTAGTTTTGCATTGTCAGATGCTGCCAAATCCTGCACTTCAGCCCACGTGTTGATTCCATCTCCAAATGATCCCCATATTTTGGTTTCTCAGGTTTCTGGCTTGTCATCTACCACGAGCACTACAAATACTGACTGTGTTTCTGAGGTGGAAATCGTTGCTGAACCTTGCAGGGTTGAGCCAGATTCATCAGATACCATGCAAACCACAGGTCTCTTAAAGGGACAAGGTTTAACTGCATTGCTATCTGGTCTTGCTAAAGAAAAAGACCCCCAGAAATCATCTCTCTCAGTCCAGGTGGACCATCCTGACTTCTCTTCGGAAAATTCTAAAATAGTTGATTCAAGTGTTGATTTACATCCCAAACAGGATCTGTTACTGATGAACAGTGATGACAGAGATCCAGGACAGCATCATTCCTGCATCCCTGATCAGGAGGTTATTAACGGTTCTTTGCTCACCAGTAGGCAGGCTGACTCGCCCATGTCAACTAGCTCTGGCAGTAGTCGTAGTTTCTCAGTTGCATCCATGCTTCCTGAAACAACTAGAGAGGATGTCACCAGCAGTGCAACAACTAATACGTGTGACAGCTGTACCTTTGTAGAGCAAACTGATATAGTCGCTCTGGCAGCAAGAGCTATTTTTGACCAGGAGAACCTTGAGAAGGGAAGAGCTGGCACCCAGGCTGATATAAGAGAAGTGACTTCAAAGCCTTCGGAAGCATCATCTTTAAATGGAGACCAGCCTTTCAAAACACAGATATCGAAAGAGACTGGCCCAGGACAGGCAGAAGCAACACCAAATGAATTTAATTCTCAGGATTCAGTTGAAGCAACTGTGGATAGGCCCCTTGAAAAACCAAGTTGTTCTATAGGAATTAAAACATCAAATGCCTCTTTACAGGTTTCAACTTCTCAGTCACCAAGCATCACCAGTCTAAGCGTGAATAATCTTATCCATCAGAGCAGCATCAACCATCCTCTGGTCAGCTGTGCTGGCTTATCCCAAACTTCAGAGCAAACACCTGTTCCTGCAACGGTTAATCTGACTGTTTCATCTAGCTCCTATGGCAATCAGCCTCCTGGACCATCTCTGATGAGCGAATATTCCCAAGAACAGTTAAATACTATGACTGCTGCCATACCAAATCCACAGATTCAAGAGCCACTCTTAAAGCCAAGTCATGAAAGCCGTAAAGACTCTGCTAAGCGTGCTGTCCAGGATGACCTTTTACTGTCTTCAGCTAAACGTCAAAAGCATTGTCAGCCAGCCCCCCTCAGGCTTGAAGGTATGTCTCTGATGAGCCGAACTCCAGACAGCATTTCTGATCAAACTCAAATGATGGTTAGTCAGATCCCTCCCAACTCTTCGAACTCAGTTGTGCCTATTAGCAACCCAGCACATGGAGATGGCCTTACACGATTATTTCCACCTAGTAACAACTTTGTGGCCCCTTTGAGGCAGACTGAAGTTCAGTGCAGTTCTCAGCCTTCAGTTGCGGAGCAGCAGCAGACCCAGGTCGGTCAGCATCTACAGGCCCTGCAGCAGCATGTTCCAGCTCAAGGGGTCTCTCACCTGCATAGTAACCATCTCTActtaaagcagcagcagcagcagcagcagcagcagcagcagcagcagcagcaagcagGACAGTTAAGAGAGAGGCATCACTTATATCAACTGCAGCATCACATACCTCATGCGGAGAGCTCTGTCCTCTCTCAGCCCcataatgtccatcaacagagaaCTCTGCAACAGGAAGTtcagatgcagaaaaagaggaaTCTTGTTCAGGGCAGTCAGGCCTCTCAGCTGTCCTTACAAGCGAAGCACCATGGAACTGACCAGTCTCGACCCAAGAGTGGTCAGCCACATCCCCACCATCAGCAGATGCAGCAACAGATGCAGCAACACTTTGGAAGCTCCCAGCCAGAGAAGAGTTGTGAAAACCCTTCAACTAGCCGGAACCACCATAACCATCCCCAGAACCATCTCAATCAAGATATTCTGCACCAGCAGCAGGATGTTGGAAGCAGGCAGCAAGGTTCAGGGGTTTCTTCTGAACATGTATCTGGGCATAATCCAATGCAGAGgcttttgacatcaagaggcaTAGAGCAGCAAATGGTGTCCCAACCAAGTATTGTGACGAGACCTTCAGACATGACCTGTGCGCCACACAGGCCGGAGAGAAATCGAGTTTCGAGTTATTCTGCTGAGGCACTCATTGGCAAGACATCTTCTAATTCAGAGCAGAGGATGGGTATAACGATTCAGGGTTCCAGAGTTTCAGATCAGCTTGAAATGAGAAGCTATCTTGATGTTCCCAGAAATAAGAGTTTGGCCATTCATAATATGCAGGGTCGTGTGGATCATACCGTTGCCTCAGATATCCGCCTTCCTGACTGTCAGACGTTTAAACCAAGTGGAGCCAGTCAGCAACCCCAGAGTAATTTTGAAGTACAATCTtcaagaaataatgaaataggTAACCCTGTATCATCATTGAGGAGTATGCAGTCCCAGGCTTTTCGAATTAGTCAAAACCCTGGTCCAGCACCAATCGACCGCCAAAAGAGATTACCTTATCCACCAGTTCAGAGCATCCCAACAGGAAATGCTATCCCACCAAGGGACAGTGAAAATACATGTCACCAAAGTTTCATGCAGAGTTTACTTGCTCCTCACCTTGGTGATCAGGTCATTGGAAGCCAGAGATCACTCTCAGAACATCAGAGGAATACACAGTGTGGTCCATCCTCTGCAATTGAATATAATTGTCCACCAACTCATGAAAGTGTCCATAttagaagagagagtgagagtcAGAATAGAGAAAGTTGTGACATGTCCCTAGGTGCGATTAATACCAGGAACAGCACCTTGAATATTCCTTTTTCGAGTTCTTCTTCTTCAGCAGATATTCAGGGTCGAAACACAAGTCCCAATGTTTCTGTACAGAAGTCCAATCCCATGAGGATTACTGACAGTCATGGGACCAAGGGCCACATGAACCCTCCAGTCACAACCAACATGCATGGGGTTGCAAGGCCAGCTTTGCCACATCCATCTGTGTCTCATGGAAATGCTGATCAAGGGCCTCCTGTACGCCAAACTAATTCTTCAGTTCCGCAGCGATCAAGGCATCCCTTGCAAGACAGCAGTGGTTCCAAAATTCGTCAACCTGAAAGGAATCGTTCTGGAAACCAAAGACATAGTAATGTCTTTGATCCAAGTcttccccatcttcctctgtctACTAGTGGCAGTATGATTCTTGGACGCCAACAACCCActacagagaagagaggaagtaTTGTTCGTTTCATGCCTGATAGCCCACAAGTACCTAATGATAACTCAGCACCTGACCAGCATACACTATCACAAAATTTTGGTTTTCCTTTTATTCCCGAGGGTGGCATGAATCCACCAATTAATGCTAATACTTCTTTCATTCCACAGGTTACTCAGCCCAGTGCCACTCGAACTCCAGCCCTCATCCCTGTAGATCCTCAAAATACCCTACCCTCTTTCTATCCCCCATACTCTCCTGCTCATCCTACACTGTCCAATGATATTTCAATTCCCTATTTTTCTAATCAAATGTTCTCAAATCCTAGCACAGAAAAGGTAAACAGTGGAAGTTTAAATAACCGATTTGGATCAATTTTATCTCCTCCTAGACCTGTTGGGTTTGCCCAACCAAGTTTTCCTCTCCTCCCTGATATGCCACCAATGCACATGACCAACTCCCACTTATCTAATTTTAATATGACATCTTTGTTTCCAGAAATAGCTACAGCTCTTCCTGATGGCTCAGCAATGTCACCTCTGCTTACGATAGCAAACTCCTCTGCCTCTGACTCTTCCAAGCAGTCCTCAAACAGACCCGCCCACAACATAAGCCATATTTTAGGTCATGACTGCAGTTCAGCTGTTTAA